The genomic window TTATACTGATACGGTTATCCTCCCTGGGGACTCTTTTGTAACGAAGTTAGAATGTATCTAAGTAAATTTACAAAAGTTAACATAAGAGGAAACACTGATGATGAGTCTAATAACAATCCTAATCTTTCTTTGGGGACTCGTGGCAATTACGGATCGTCTAACCAAAGAGTATCCCTCAACCTAAAATATACTGAGTCCATTTCAGATTAGAAATAGTATAGTAAATATAGATAGAGCTAACTTCTCTATTTTTCATGGAGATTAAACAGTTATGATGTTGCCTGGTTTATGTTCTGCCCGTAGTAAGACCCTATTGTGGACTGGCATTACTTTAGCGATAGTGGCTATTTTATAATGAATCGTAGTAGAACCTTATTTTAGTTTTTTTCCGTCTATTGTGTTATCCTTTAGTTTATTTCTTGTGATCGATGATTTTTCACGATTACAACGTAGACAGCATAACATGGTGGAGGATTGAATTAAAGATGAATATTTTGGGCATTTCTGCCTATTATCATGATAGTGCGGCCGCTTTAGTTCAATCAGGGAAAATTATGGCCGCAGCACAAGAAGAGAGATTTACACGCAAGAAACATGATGCTAGGTTTCCGAAAAATGCCATCAGTTATGTGCTAACAGAAGCAAATCTTTCTCTACGAAAGTTAGATTATATTGTTTTTTATGAAAAGCCTTTAATTACCTTTGAAAGACTTCTAGAAACCTATATTACCTATGCACCCAAAGGGTTTCGTTCTTTTGTCACAGCGATGACAGCATGGCTACAAGAAAAGTTATATTTAAAGACAGTTTTAAAGAAAGAATTAGCCAAATTAGCTAACTGTAAAACCGCCCAACTTCCTCCTTTATTATTTACAGAACATCATCAATCTCATGCTGCCTCTGCCTTCTTTCCCAGTCCCTTTGAAACCGCAGCAATATTATGTCTAGATGCAGTAGGAGAATGGGCAACCACCTCTTTATGGTTAGGGCAAGGTAACCAAATGATTCCTCAATGGGAAATTGACTTTCCTCATTCTTTAGGTTTACTCTATTCTGCCTTTACCTATTATACAGGATTTAAGGTCAATTCTGGGGAGTATAAATTGATGGGGTTAGCCCCTTATGGTGAAGGGAAATATACTAATTTAATTTTAGAGAATTTAATTGATATTAAAGAGGATGGAACCTTTCGCCTCAATATGGATTATTTTAATTATGCAACTGGTTTAACCATGACCAATCATAAGTTTGCAAAACTGTTTGGTCAACCCCCTCGTAAACCGGAAAGTGAAATTACACAACGGGAGATGAATATTGCTGCTTCCATTCAAAAAGTAACCGAAGAAATTGTCTTAAAATTAGCTGATACTGCCTACCGAGAATTAGGAACCGATAACTTATGTTTAGCTGGAGGAGTCGCCTTAAATTGCGTCTCAAATGGACGACTTTTAAGAGAAGGAAAATTTAAAGATATTTGGATTCAACCAGCAGCAGGGGACTCTGGAGGGGCGATAGGGGCAGCTTTAGCGATTTGGCATCAATACTCAGAAAAGCCTCGTTATGCCAATGATTCTGATGCAATGGAGGGGGCTTATTTAGGTCCTCAATTTAGTAATGAAGAAGTACAGCAATATCTCGATGATGTGAGAGCAAATTATATTTATTTAGAAGAGAGTGAACTGTTTAGCAAGGTAGCAGAAATATTGGCAAAAGGTAACGTTGTGGGTTGGTTTCAAGGACGGATGGAATTTGGTCCTAGGGCGTTAGGAAATCGTTCGATTATTGGGGACCCTCGGAATGAGAAAATGCAGTCAGTGATGAACTTAAAAATTAAATATCGAGAGTCATTTCGTCCCTTTGCACCTTCTGTGTTAGCAGAAAAAGTTGACCAATATTTTGAGTTAAATAAACCCAGTCCCTATATGTTATTGGTTGCAGAAGTCAAAAAAGACTTACATATCCCTATGACAGCAGAAGAAAAACAATTATTTGGCATCGAAAAATTGAATATTCCTCGCTCAAAAATTCCGGCTGTTACCCATGTTGACTATTCAGCAAGGGTACAAACCGTTCACCCTGAAACGAACCTCCGTTACTATCAACTCATTAAACAATTTGAAGCCTTGACAGGGTGTGGTGTTTTAGTCAATACTTCCTTTAATGTTAGGGGAGAACCCATTGTTTGTACTCCTGAAGATGCCTATCGCTGTTTCATGCGGACAGAGATGGATTATTTAGTAATTAATAATTATTTATTAGCTAAGTCTAAACAACCCCAGTGGCAAAAAGATGAGTCTTGGAAAGAAGAATTTGAATTAGATTAATGAACCAGAGAGGAAAAAAGATGTTTCATGAAATTCCAAAATTAGATAAAAAAGGTTTACGGGAATTTGGTTTATTAACAGGAGGCTTAGTTGCTCTACTATTTGGCTTTATCTTACCCTTATTATGGGGTCATCATTTACCTTTAATTCCTTGGATTATTGCTGGCGTTTTAGCCAGTTTAGCAATATTAATTCCTCAGTCTCTTTCTCCTATATATCAAGGATGGATGAGAGTTGGACAAGTGCTGGCATGGGTAAATAGTCGAATTATTTTAGGTCTTATTTTCTTTTTGATTGTGACACCAATGGCCATAATTATGAAACTAATTAAACGAGATCCCCTTAATAGGAAATTTGAAATAAGGTTAGAAAGTTATCGTGTTTCTAGTCAAATTAAAAATAAAGTTAGCATGGAGAAACCCTATTAATGGAAGGATTTGTTGAACTCTTAAAAGACTTATGGGGCTTTTTAAACGAACGTAAAAAATATTGGTTAGCCCCATTAATTATTACTTTAGTGTTATTAGGGGCATTGATTATCTTTACCCAAGGCTCGGCGATCGCTCCTTTCATTTATACTCTATTTTAGGAAATAAGTTAACTTAGTAATATTTCACAAACCAATCAAAATCAAACTTATGTATCTTACTTTAGTTAGATGAAAACGTGATTAGAAATTGTTATCGTGAAAGTCATGTTAACTAAGAAATCATTCTCTAAATCATGACTTATGAACAATTTACCAATTCTTATACCGAAGCTGTTTTAACCTCTCTGAGTTTTTTCTGGAAGGCATTATGGGCATTTATTTTAGGGTATATTATTAGTAGTGCGATTCAAGTTTTTGTTACCCGTGAACGAATGCAAAAAACTATGGGAAAAGCAGGAAAAAAGAGTATAGCTTTAGGTACTTTTTTCGGTTTTATTTCAAGTTCTTGCAGTTTTTCGGCTTTAGCAACAACAAAATCCCTATTTAAAAAAGGAGCAGGATTTATCCCTTCGTTAGCTTTTTTATTAGCATCAACCAATTTAGTTATTGAATTAGGATTTATTATTGCTATCTTTTTAGGTTGGCAGTTCGTTGTCGGAGAATATTTAGGGGGTATCTTATTAATTCTTTTTACTTGGGAAATTGTGAGGTTGACTCGTCCCAAAAAATTAATCAGAAAAGTCCGTAGAAAATTAAACGAAACAGAAAGAGAAACAGAAGACAAAAATAACGGGAATAACCCCGATTGGAAAGAAAAAATACAAAGTCAACAAGCGTGGAACAAGGTTGCTAAAAAATATTTTATGGAATGGGGAATGGTATGGAAAGATGTGACCTTTGGTTTTACAGTCGCAGGAATTATTGCTGCTTTTGTTCCTCAATCCTTCTTCCAAACCCTATTTATTAATGCCGGCAATAATCCTGGTTTTTTCTCTATTTTAGAACATACTCTTGTGGGTCCGTTAGCTGCCTTTTTTACCTTTATTGGTTCTATGGGCAATATTCCCTTAGCCTCAATTTTATACAGTAATGGGGTGAGTTTTGCGGGGGTTATGGCATTTATATTCAGCGATTTAGTCGTTTTTCCTGTGATTCGGGTTAATGCAAAATATTATGGCTGGAAACTATCATTATATATTGTTGCTGTGTTCTTAGGGGCTTTAGTAGCAACTTCAATGGTGATGCACTATGGTTTTAGTCTTTTTAACTTACTTCCTGAGAGTAGCAGTGGACAAAGTGCAGCTGAAACTGAAAAATTTGCTATTGATTATACGTTTTGGCTCAATCTATTATTTATTGCCATAACAGGTATTTTAGCTTGGTTAAATTTCGGAAATCAAGGGCAGAAAAAAAATCAGCACCATTCTCATAAACATCATCATAGTAGTAATAAAGGAATCATCGAAAAAGTTATTTTTTGGTTAGCTATTTTTTCCTATATTTGGTTAGTTGGTGGTTTAATTATAATGGTTTGATATCAGGATTAAGTTTAAGAATAGAATTGGAGATTAGGCAGTTTCTCTTACCTCAAATCCTCGATACAACTGAATTTCTGTGGTTTCTACCGTCACATCCGTAACTTTGGCAGTCTTTGGTCCCTGATGGCACCACTGCAACATCTGTTCAATTAGGAGTTCTGTCCCCTCAAACATGGCTTCTACACGCCCATCGAGGAGATTTCTAACCCACCCCCTAATGCCTAGTTTTTCTGCCTCCTGTACCGTAGAATAGCGGTATCCGACCCCTTGCACTTTTCCACTAATGAAAACATGAACACAAATTGTCTGAGGATTCGTCATTTTTTTAGATATCTATAAGTCCATCCATCACTGATTTTAAGCGACGATGACGATCAGAATAACTTCTCATTACGCCTAAAGCAAACATAGGAGTTTGTTGTACCACAAATAAGAAACGTTCTTGATCTAACACCGCCAGTGTACAGTCAGTTTTAGCGATAGCAGTAGATGCTCTCGAATAATCTTCATGGACTAAAGCCCCTTGTCCAAAAATATCCCCTTCTTCAATAATTTCAACCAGTTTATCATTAACATACATTTCCACTTCTCCCTCAACGATGCCATACATCACTTTTCCTTTTTCTCCATCTCTAAAAATC from Crocosphaera subtropica ATCC 51142 includes these protein-coding regions:
- a CDS encoding cyclic nucleotide-binding domain-containing protein; protein product: MIQPIETIKIFKRQPELTVPKGEVIFRDGEKGKVMYGIVEGEVEMYVNDKLVEIIEEGDIFGQGALVHEDYSRASTAIAKTDCTLAVLDQERFLFVVQQTPMFALGVMRSYSDRHRRLKSVMDGLIDI
- a CDS encoding permease, whose translation is MTYEQFTNSYTEAVLTSLSFFWKALWAFILGYIISSAIQVFVTRERMQKTMGKAGKKSIALGTFFGFISSSCSFSALATTKSLFKKGAGFIPSLAFLLASTNLVIELGFIIAIFLGWQFVVGEYLGGILLILFTWEIVRLTRPKKLIRKVRRKLNETERETEDKNNGNNPDWKEKIQSQQAWNKVAKKYFMEWGMVWKDVTFGFTVAGIIAAFVPQSFFQTLFINAGNNPGFFSILEHTLVGPLAAFFTFIGSMGNIPLASILYSNGVSFAGVMAFIFSDLVVFPVIRVNAKYYGWKLSLYIVAVFLGALVATSMVMHYGFSLFNLLPESSSGQSAAETEKFAIDYTFWLNLLFIAITGILAWLNFGNQGQKKNQHHSHKHHHSSNKGIIEKVIFWLAIFSYIWLVGGLIIMV
- a CDS encoding carbamoyltransferase family protein, whose translation is MNILGISAYYHDSAAALVQSGKIMAAAQEERFTRKKHDARFPKNAISYVLTEANLSLRKLDYIVFYEKPLITFERLLETYITYAPKGFRSFVTAMTAWLQEKLYLKTVLKKELAKLANCKTAQLPPLLFTEHHQSHAASAFFPSPFETAAILCLDAVGEWATTSLWLGQGNQMIPQWEIDFPHSLGLLYSAFTYYTGFKVNSGEYKLMGLAPYGEGKYTNLILENLIDIKEDGTFRLNMDYFNYATGLTMTNHKFAKLFGQPPRKPESEITQREMNIAASIQKVTEEIVLKLADTAYRELGTDNLCLAGGVALNCVSNGRLLREGKFKDIWIQPAAGDSGGAIGAALAIWHQYSEKPRYANDSDAMEGAYLGPQFSNEEVQQYLDDVRANYIYLEESELFSKVAEILAKGNVVGWFQGRMEFGPRALGNRSIIGDPRNEKMQSVMNLKIKYRESFRPFAPSVLAEKVDQYFELNKPSPYMLLVAEVKKDLHIPMTAEEKQLFGIEKLNIPRSKIPAVTHVDYSARVQTVHPETNLRYYQLIKQFEALTGCGVLVNTSFNVRGEPIVCTPEDAYRCFMRTEMDYLVINNYLLAKSKQPQWQKDESWKEEFELD
- a CDS encoding DUF5989 family protein; this translates as MEGFVELLKDLWGFLNERKKYWLAPLIITLVLLGALIIFTQGSAIAPFIYTLF
- a CDS encoding acylphosphatase, which gives rise to MTNPQTICVHVFISGKVQGVGYRYSTVQEAEKLGIRGWVRNLLDGRVEAMFEGTELLIEQMLQWCHQGPKTAKVTDVTVETTEIQLYRGFEVRETA
- a CDS encoding SxtJ family membrane protein; translation: MFHEIPKLDKKGLREFGLLTGGLVALLFGFILPLLWGHHLPLIPWIIAGVLASLAILIPQSLSPIYQGWMRVGQVLAWVNSRIILGLIFFLIVTPMAIIMKLIKRDPLNRKFEIRLESYRVSSQIKNKVSMEKPY